Proteins from a single region of Hyalangium ruber:
- a CDS encoding phosphatase PAP2 family protein — MSPWSLDSLRWLERGRKVRLRGADLVLIAACSLAALLLLGPARWAPGALKSALAFGLFALGLLGLRTVQATWPRFRPVKWVADFWLLPVAGLGHDLLNPLVDALNPVLRDAQLAQLEARLFGVQVSVHVSNAVPPWLHDVLMLCYYGHFVWAVALGVVLYLQRRTTAFDELILGLSLFFTLNYAGYALVPAIGPRFFLLDAFPGPLTGPLLTPLLDSLMRLPAFTRDCFPSGHTGTTLLLFFYAWRFARRFFWVMLLPGLGLIVATLSGRFHYATDLVVVLPVVVLVAGLSVALSRVGSRRRSFATERSVAMNAIVRP, encoded by the coding sequence ATGAGTCCCTGGTCGCTCGACAGCTTGAGATGGCTCGAACGCGGGCGAAAGGTGCGCCTGCGAGGCGCGGACCTCGTCCTCATCGCCGCCTGCTCGCTCGCTGCCCTGTTGCTCCTGGGACCGGCGCGCTGGGCGCCTGGAGCGCTGAAGTCCGCGCTGGCCTTTGGCCTCTTCGCCCTCGGGCTGCTGGGGCTTCGCACGGTGCAGGCCACGTGGCCGCGTTTCCGGCCCGTGAAGTGGGTGGCGGACTTCTGGCTGCTGCCCGTGGCGGGCTTGGGCCACGATCTGCTCAACCCGCTGGTGGATGCCCTCAACCCCGTGCTCCGGGACGCGCAGCTTGCCCAGTTGGAGGCGCGGCTGTTCGGCGTTCAGGTGTCCGTCCACGTCTCGAACGCGGTGCCGCCGTGGCTCCATGACGTGCTGATGCTCTGCTACTACGGCCACTTCGTGTGGGCCGTGGCGCTGGGCGTGGTGCTGTACCTCCAAAGGCGCACCACGGCTTTCGATGAGCTCATCCTGGGCCTCAGCCTCTTCTTCACCCTGAACTACGCCGGCTATGCGCTGGTGCCCGCGATCGGCCCCCGGTTCTTCCTCCTGGATGCCTTCCCGGGGCCCCTCACCGGGCCGCTGCTCACCCCGCTGCTGGATTCGCTGATGCGCCTGCCCGCCTTCACCCGGGATTGCTTCCCCTCGGGCCACACCGGGACGACGCTGCTGCTGTTCTTCTATGCGTGGCGGTTCGCGCGGCGCTTCTTCTGGGTGATGCTGCTGCCCGGCCTGGGCCTCATCGTCGCGACGCTCTCGGGGCGCTTCCACTACGCCACGGACCTCGTGGTCGTGCTGCCCGTGGTGGTGCTGGTGGCGGGGCTCTCGGTGGCCCTGTCGCGGGTGGGGAGCCGCCGCCGGAGCTTCGCAACCGAGCGTTCCGTCGCCATGAACGCTATCGTGCGCCCCTAG
- a CDS encoding N-acetyltransferase, whose protein sequence is MALPAEPSSTPSLPPLPSDVAVAPVRSSADKTAFVRMAYPIYQGDPNWVPPLEMAQKDFIDPRKNPFFEFGEVELFLARRGGEVVGRIAAVKDPHFNQFHETNHGFFGLFECVNDAGVARALFDAASQWLRARGFDSVIGPMNFSTNQECGLLVDGFNTPPAIMTTYNPPYYASLIEANGFTKAKDLWAFELSSSAQPPEKVVRIAEKIRQREGITVRSVDLKKFEEEVALIKTIYNAAWEKNWGFVPMTDREFDHLAREMKQIVRPELLLIAEVKGEPVAFSMTIPDANSAIKAANGRLTTFGLPIGLVKLVLASKKIRRLRLITLGIKEGYRRRGLDAILYLDTLRTAKQLGYEGGEISWTLEDNHLVNRAIESMGGQRSKTHRIYQRPL, encoded by the coding sequence ATGGCCCTCCCCGCCGAGCCGTCTTCCACCCCTTCCCTGCCCCCACTCCCCTCGGATGTGGCGGTGGCGCCCGTTCGGAGCAGCGCGGACAAGACCGCGTTCGTCCGCATGGCCTACCCGATCTACCAGGGCGACCCGAACTGGGTGCCGCCGCTGGAGATGGCGCAAAAGGACTTCATCGATCCGCGCAAGAACCCCTTCTTCGAGTTCGGAGAGGTGGAGCTGTTCCTCGCGCGGAGGGGCGGTGAGGTGGTGGGGCGGATCGCGGCGGTGAAGGATCCGCACTTCAACCAGTTCCACGAGACGAACCACGGCTTCTTCGGCCTGTTCGAGTGCGTCAATGACGCGGGGGTGGCCCGTGCCCTGTTCGATGCCGCGTCGCAGTGGTTGCGCGCCCGCGGCTTCGACTCGGTGATCGGGCCGATGAACTTCTCCACCAACCAGGAGTGCGGCCTGCTGGTGGACGGGTTCAACACGCCCCCGGCGATCATGACGACGTACAACCCGCCCTACTACGCCTCGCTCATCGAGGCGAACGGCTTCACCAAGGCCAAGGATCTGTGGGCCTTCGAGCTGTCCTCGTCGGCCCAGCCGCCGGAGAAGGTGGTCCGCATCGCCGAGAAGATCCGCCAGCGCGAGGGCATCACCGTGCGCTCGGTGGATCTGAAGAAGTTCGAGGAGGAAGTCGCCCTCATCAAGACGATCTACAACGCGGCCTGGGAGAAGAACTGGGGCTTCGTCCCCATGACGGACCGCGAGTTCGATCACCTGGCGCGGGAGATGAAGCAGATCGTCCGGCCGGAGCTGCTGCTCATCGCGGAGGTCAAGGGCGAGCCCGTGGCCTTCTCGATGACCATTCCGGACGCGAACTCGGCCATCAAGGCCGCCAACGGGCGCCTGACGACCTTCGGGCTGCCCATCGGCCTGGTGAAGCTGGTGCTGGCTTCGAAGAAGATCCGCCGGCTGCGCCTCATCACCCTGGGCATCAAGGAGGGCTACCGCCGCCGCGGCCTGGACGCCATCCTGTACCTGGACACCCTGCGCACCGCGAAGCAGCTCGGCTACGAGGGCGGAGAGATCTCCTGGACGCTCGAGGACAACCACCTCGTGAACCGGGCCATCGAGTCCATGGGTGGCCAGCGCTCCAAGACCCACCGCATCTACCAGCGTCCGCTCTAA
- a CDS encoding acyl-CoA mutase large subunit family protein, translating to MPARTSSKTVARSISTKSSKKAVAPPKKAGKPSKLAKAGKAVAKASKAVAKAGKAVAKASKAVVKKAAPKKKAPALKAYDAAAVKATAKASEKWAKEELAQITSKMPLRRKQFVTDSGIPIPDLTTLADRKDEQLERIGLPGQFPFTRGTQPTMYRGRLWTMRQFAGFGTPADTNKRFKYLISHGMTGLSTAFDMPALMGYDADHSMSRGEVGKEGVAISSLRDFEILFDGIQLDKVTTSMTINASAIVALCMYIAVGEKQGIPMSKLAGTIQNDMLKEYIAQKEWIVAPRPAVRIVTDMIEFCTKNMPKWYPVSISGYHIREAGATAVQELAFTLADGIGYVEECVKRGMDVDAFAPQLSFFWDVHNDFFEEIAKFRAARRIWANVLRYRFGAKNPRSWQLKTHAQTAGVSLTAQQPYNNVVRTALQAMAAVLGGTQSLHTNSLDETYALPTEESVTIALRTQQLIAHESGVDRVVDPLAGSYYVEYLTDEMEKRAMEYIRRIDEMGGIIRAVEEQYPQKEIGESAYRFQREVEQGDRLIVGVNAFKSEKDAPIELLHIDDKVAEEQKARLAQVKAERNNEAVQAALAKVEAAARGTDNMMPPVLEAVKAYATLGEICDVFRKVWGQYREGGAF from the coding sequence ATGCCTGCGCGCACTTCCTCCAAGACCGTCGCTCGCTCCATCTCCACGAAGTCCTCCAAGAAGGCCGTTGCCCCGCCGAAGAAGGCAGGCAAGCCCTCGAAGCTCGCCAAGGCCGGCAAGGCGGTGGCCAAAGCCAGCAAGGCGGTGGCCAAGGCTGGCAAAGCGGTGGCCAAGGCCAGCAAGGCCGTGGTGAAGAAGGCCGCACCGAAGAAGAAGGCTCCCGCGCTGAAGGCCTATGACGCGGCGGCGGTGAAGGCCACGGCGAAGGCCTCGGAGAAGTGGGCGAAGGAGGAGCTCGCTCAGATCACCTCGAAGATGCCGCTGCGGCGCAAGCAGTTCGTCACCGACTCGGGCATTCCGATCCCGGACCTGACGACGCTGGCCGACCGCAAGGACGAGCAGCTCGAGCGGATCGGGCTGCCGGGACAGTTCCCGTTCACCCGCGGCACGCAGCCGACCATGTACCGCGGTCGGCTCTGGACGATGCGCCAGTTCGCCGGCTTCGGGACTCCGGCCGATACGAACAAGCGCTTCAAGTACCTCATCAGCCACGGCATGACGGGCCTGTCCACGGCCTTCGATATGCCGGCGCTGATGGGCTACGACGCGGACCACTCCATGAGCCGCGGCGAGGTGGGCAAGGAGGGCGTGGCCATCTCCTCGCTGCGTGACTTCGAGATCCTCTTCGACGGGATCCAGCTGGACAAGGTCACCACGTCGATGACGATCAACGCGAGCGCGATCGTGGCGCTCTGCATGTACATCGCGGTGGGCGAGAAGCAGGGCATTCCGATGTCGAAGCTGGCGGGCACCATCCAGAACGACATGCTCAAGGAGTACATCGCGCAGAAGGAGTGGATCGTCGCTCCTCGGCCGGCCGTGCGCATCGTCACGGACATGATCGAGTTCTGCACGAAGAACATGCCCAAGTGGTACCCGGTGTCGATCAGCGGCTACCACATCCGCGAGGCGGGGGCGACGGCGGTGCAGGAGCTGGCCTTCACGCTGGCCGACGGCATCGGCTACGTGGAGGAGTGCGTGAAGCGCGGCATGGACGTGGACGCGTTCGCTCCGCAGCTGAGCTTCTTCTGGGACGTGCATAACGACTTCTTCGAGGAGATCGCCAAGTTCCGCGCCGCGCGGCGCATCTGGGCGAACGTGCTGCGCTACCGGTTCGGGGCGAAGAACCCGCGCTCGTGGCAGCTCAAGACGCACGCGCAGACGGCGGGCGTGTCGCTGACGGCGCAGCAGCCGTACAACAACGTGGTGCGCACGGCGCTGCAGGCGATGGCGGCGGTGCTGGGCGGCACGCAGTCGCTGCACACCAACTCGCTGGATGAGACGTACGCGCTGCCGACGGAGGAGTCGGTGACGATCGCGCTGCGCACGCAGCAGCTGATCGCGCACGAGTCGGGAGTGGACCGGGTGGTGGACCCGCTGGCGGGCAGCTACTACGTGGAGTACCTCACCGACGAGATGGAGAAGCGGGCGATGGAGTACATCCGCCGCATCGACGAGATGGGCGGCATCATCCGCGCGGTGGAGGAGCAGTACCCGCAGAAGGAGATCGGCGAGAGCGCCTACCGCTTCCAGCGCGAGGTGGAGCAGGGCGATCGGCTGATCGTGGGCGTGAACGCGTTCAAGTCGGAGAAGGACGCGCCGATCGAGCTGCTGCACATCGACGACAAGGTGGCCGAGGAGCAGAAGGCGCGCCTGGCGCAGGTGAAGGCGGAGCGGAACAACGAGGCGGTGCAGGCGGCGCTGGCGAAGGTGGAAGCGGCGGCGCGGGGCACCGACAACATGATGCCGCCGGTGCTCGAGGCGGTGAAGGCCTACGCCACGCTGGGCGAGATCTGCGACGTGTTCCGCAAGGTCTGGGGCCAGTACCGCGAAGGCGGGGCGTTCTAG
- a CDS encoding efflux RND transporter permease subunit, producing the protein MRLALTRPWRVLAAFLVLGVGGGLLASRLEFRGSFVELLPEGAREVQDLTRVSQKAGGDGYLVLRARGAAPDALRAFAVELQGRLEALPNVRYVEHRYDVGFFKRHGLLLMPTEQLRALYAELSARLRYERQQVNPFYVELVKTQPPPSFDEIKAKYTAAPPVKEYLASADGSEVYLMIKPAGTAGDLGFARQFVEEAKAVAATVAKGYPGVEVDATGNFQSRIEEDAVMRQDLARSGLLSALLAAGLILLATRRLSALAVVGLPVMVGVILTFAFAQLAIGHLNVVTGFLVAILIGLGIEYGVHLSMRYWEERQRQDVPEALAAAVRGTFAGAITSAVTNAAAFFVLMFAQFHAFNQFGLLAGMGVLLAVLVTYGLGPSLLAIAERLRPNRARAATVSEGARPSTPERSGRRWPTPIISGVALAVLAFASFSAIVSPQLGFETDMRKLKGDSPSSRLDDHITTQLGAPLNPAILLVKDLEEARVVRDLISEVQARHGADSVFLRSTSLVDLLPSDLENRQKELQRLRELVANVPESFDDDPRLTVFKYLLKAQPYGLNELPVEARRRFEALDGQGMFLLLFPSVSNYDTRDLHRWAAQLDEVVEGARGRNIDLSVLDSNRIASRIFALVRGDGPFILGAAAVVVFLAIFASLRSLKRALLVAGPLFLGMVCLAGGMYLFDVQLNFINAVVLPNLLAIAVDNSVHLFHRYEEEGPGSLGKVVRHTGLAAVVATLSNAAGYGALLVASHQGLRSIGQIALLGVVCTFLGTTIFFPALLALIERWKARGVEGAGEGAVVRSLEIDATRAHGEAAEERKSA; encoded by the coding sequence ATGCGGTTAGCGCTGACCCGCCCCTGGCGGGTGCTGGCCGCGTTCCTGGTTTTGGGGGTCGGCGGCGGGCTGTTGGCGTCGCGGCTGGAGTTCCGTGGCTCCTTCGTGGAACTGCTGCCCGAGGGGGCGCGCGAAGTTCAGGATCTGACACGCGTGTCGCAGAAGGCGGGGGGTGACGGGTACCTGGTGCTGCGCGCCCGGGGGGCCGCTCCCGACGCGCTACGGGCCTTCGCGGTGGAGCTTCAGGGCCGGCTGGAGGCGCTGCCCAACGTCCGCTACGTCGAGCACCGCTATGACGTGGGCTTCTTCAAGCGCCACGGTCTGTTGCTGATGCCGACCGAGCAGCTGCGCGCGCTGTACGCCGAACTCTCGGCGCGGCTTCGCTACGAGCGGCAACAGGTCAACCCCTTCTACGTGGAGCTGGTGAAGACGCAGCCTCCGCCGAGCTTCGATGAGATCAAGGCTAAGTACACGGCGGCCCCGCCGGTGAAGGAGTACCTGGCCTCGGCGGACGGCTCCGAGGTGTACCTGATGATCAAGCCGGCCGGGACGGCCGGAGACCTGGGCTTCGCGCGCCAGTTCGTGGAGGAGGCCAAGGCAGTCGCCGCGACGGTGGCCAAGGGCTACCCGGGTGTGGAGGTGGACGCGACGGGCAACTTCCAGAGCCGCATCGAGGAGGACGCGGTGATGCGGCAGGACCTGGCTCGCTCTGGCCTGTTGTCGGCGCTGCTGGCGGCGGGGCTCATTCTGTTGGCCACGCGGAGGCTGTCGGCGCTGGCGGTGGTGGGGCTGCCGGTGATGGTGGGCGTCATCCTCACGTTCGCCTTCGCGCAGCTGGCCATCGGGCACCTGAACGTGGTGACGGGCTTCCTGGTGGCCATCCTCATCGGCCTGGGCATCGAGTACGGCGTGCATCTGTCCATGCGCTACTGGGAGGAGCGCCAGCGCCAGGACGTGCCCGAGGCGCTCGCGGCGGCGGTGCGCGGCACCTTCGCAGGCGCCATCACCTCGGCTGTCACCAACGCGGCCGCCTTCTTCGTGCTGATGTTCGCGCAGTTCCACGCCTTCAATCAGTTCGGCCTGCTGGCCGGCATGGGCGTGCTGCTGGCGGTGCTCGTCACGTACGGGCTGGGGCCGTCGCTGCTGGCCATCGCCGAGCGTCTGCGCCCGAACCGCGCGCGGGCCGCCACCGTGTCCGAGGGGGCGCGTCCCAGCACGCCGGAGCGCTCTGGCAGGCGCTGGCCCACGCCCATCATCAGCGGCGTCGCCCTGGCGGTGCTGGCCTTCGCGAGCTTCTCCGCCATCGTCTCGCCCCAGCTCGGTTTCGAGACGGACATGCGCAAGCTCAAGGGGGACTCGCCCTCCTCGCGCCTGGACGATCACATCACCACGCAGCTCGGTGCGCCCCTCAACCCGGCCATCCTCCTGGTGAAGGATCTGGAGGAGGCGCGGGTGGTGCGCGACCTCATCTCCGAGGTCCAGGCTCGGCACGGCGCCGACTCCGTGTTCCTGCGCTCCACCTCGCTCGTGGATCTGCTCCCCAGCGATCTGGAGAACCGGCAGAAGGAGCTCCAGCGCCTGCGCGAACTGGTGGCCAACGTCCCCGAGTCGTTCGACGACGATCCGCGCCTGACGGTCTTCAAGTACCTGCTGAAGGCCCAGCCGTATGGCTTGAACGAGCTACCGGTGGAGGCGCGCCGGCGCTTCGAGGCGCTGGATGGGCAGGGGATGTTCCTGCTGCTGTTCCCCTCGGTGTCCAACTACGACACGCGGGATCTGCACCGCTGGGCCGCGCAGCTCGATGAGGTGGTGGAGGGGGCGCGGGGGCGGAACATCGATCTGTCGGTGCTCGACAGCAACCGCATCGCCTCGCGCATCTTCGCGCTGGTGCGGGGAGATGGGCCCTTCATCCTCGGCGCGGCGGCGGTGGTGGTGTTCCTGGCCATCTTCGCCAGCCTGCGCAGCCTGAAGCGCGCGCTGCTGGTGGCGGGGCCGCTGTTCCTCGGCATGGTGTGCCTCGCTGGGGGCATGTACCTGTTCGACGTGCAGCTCAACTTCATCAACGCGGTGGTGTTGCCCAACCTGCTGGCCATCGCGGTGGACAACTCCGTACACCTCTTCCACCGCTATGAAGAGGAGGGGCCGGGCTCACTGGGCAAGGTGGTGCGACACACAGGCCTGGCCGCCGTGGTGGCCACGCTGTCCAACGCCGCGGGCTACGGCGCCTTGCTGGTGGCCAGCCACCAGGGCCTGCGCTCCATTGGACAGATTGCGCTCCTAGGGGTCGTGTGCACCTTTCTGGGAACAACAATCTTCTTCCCGGCGCTGCTGGCGCTGATTGAGCGGTGGAAGGCACGAGGGGTAGAGGGGGCAGGGGAGGGAGCGGTGGTTCGAAGCCTGGAGATCGACGCGACACGTGCGCATGGGGAGGCCGCCGAGGAGCGGAAGTCGGCATGA
- a CDS encoding aminotransferase class I/II-fold pyridoxal phosphate-dependent enzyme — MSRSPAAERVSRFGTTVFSEFSALALKHGAVNLGQGFPDFDGPEAVKEAAQRAIRDGVNQYAMGMGAKDLRQAIAEHAARFYGQQVNPDTMVTVTSGATEAILDVILGLVDPGDEVVAFEPFYDSYDANITFVGAKARYVPLRPPDAQHATWWFDREEVRAAFGPRTRLLILNTPHNPTGKVFTREELEFLGGLCAEHDVKVLSDEVYEHIVFAPARHVRPSTVPVLADRTVTVSSMGKTFSLTGWKIGWVIAPPSLRDAVQRAHQFVTFATASPLQVATAAALRLPDSYFQELATQYLARREKLLRGLKEAGLPAHAPEGSYFILTNISHLGFPDDMAFCRHLVTQVGVAAIPPSVFYSPEHRHLGQGFARFAFCKTDGVLDEGVRRLREGLTKHR; from the coding sequence ATGAGCCGGTCTCCCGCCGCGGAACGCGTCTCCCGCTTCGGCACCACGGTCTTCTCCGAGTTCAGCGCGCTCGCCCTGAAACACGGGGCGGTGAACCTGGGGCAGGGCTTCCCCGACTTCGACGGCCCGGAGGCGGTGAAGGAGGCCGCCCAGCGCGCCATCCGCGACGGCGTCAACCAGTACGCCATGGGCATGGGGGCCAAGGACCTGCGCCAGGCCATCGCCGAGCACGCCGCGCGCTTCTACGGCCAGCAGGTGAACCCGGACACCATGGTCACCGTCACCAGCGGTGCCACCGAGGCCATCCTCGACGTCATCCTCGGGCTGGTGGATCCCGGCGACGAGGTGGTGGCGTTCGAGCCCTTCTACGACTCCTACGACGCGAACATCACCTTCGTCGGGGCCAAGGCGCGCTACGTGCCGCTGCGGCCGCCGGACGCCCAGCACGCCACGTGGTGGTTCGACCGCGAGGAGGTCCGCGCGGCGTTCGGTCCTCGCACGCGGCTGCTCATCCTCAACACGCCGCACAACCCCACTGGCAAGGTCTTCACCCGCGAGGAATTGGAGTTCCTCGGAGGCCTGTGCGCGGAGCATGACGTGAAGGTGCTCTCGGACGAGGTGTACGAGCACATCGTCTTCGCGCCAGCCCGACACGTGCGCCCCTCCACCGTGCCCGTGCTAGCGGACCGGACCGTCACCGTGAGCAGCATGGGCAAGACGTTCAGCCTCACCGGGTGGAAGATCGGCTGGGTCATCGCGCCGCCTTCGCTCCGTGACGCGGTGCAGCGCGCACACCAGTTCGTGACATTCGCCACCGCCTCGCCGTTGCAGGTGGCCACCGCCGCCGCACTGCGTCTACCGGACAGCTACTTCCAGGAGCTGGCGACGCAGTACCTGGCCCGGCGTGAGAAGCTGCTGCGCGGGCTCAAGGAGGCGGGGCTTCCGGCGCACGCTCCCGAGGGGAGCTACTTCATCCTGACGAACATCTCCCACCTGGGCTTTCCAGACGACATGGCTTTCTGTCGGCACCTGGTGACGCAGGTGGGCGTGGCGGCCATTCCCCCCAGCGTCTTCTATTCCCCGGAGCACCGGCACCTGGGCCAAGGCTTCGCGCGCTTCGCCTTCTGCAAGACGGACGGGGTGCTGGACGAGGGCGTCCGCCGCCTGCGTGAAGGGCTCACGAAGCACCGCTAA
- a CDS encoding Gfo/Idh/MocA family oxidoreductase yields MSPSHEPIRHIAIIGLGWHARRVYYPWLEEAALQGRLRISAVVDLHDNSTAVQGFLDQRRVTPDQLLLTEPSTEPGRLPETVTAQLATLRSAGKLDGVVISTEPRAHKGYVLWALSNDVHVLLDKPITAPATATNTAEVAQELWSDFEDISRALAASKARLVVQAQRRVHPGYTFIKRYLDGFLQEFGVPISFLDSYHADGMWVMPDEWDREHHAYKYRTGKLLHSGYHFVDLASWLLESNDRLSSAPSSLEFQVQTFQPSDFLALLDGRYERLFGAGSAPKPVPSVENHGEMDLMLMGRILSEGHVRTLLSLQLLQNSFSRRASPAPPVDLYKGAGRVRHERLNLQVGPLLNLQVHSYQAYEVRDRREQFPYGPGHLDHFDVHVFRNSDVVGGTSFEKLEFGKAAQRQGHNEQARMDLLETFVEGRPSGSELEDHRRTNLWLSRIYQAIHGRQTEALSVCTLPWKD; encoded by the coding sequence GTGAGCCCTTCCCACGAGCCCATCCGCCATATCGCGATCATCGGCCTGGGCTGGCACGCCCGCCGCGTCTACTACCCATGGCTGGAGGAAGCCGCGCTCCAGGGACGCCTGCGCATCAGCGCGGTGGTGGACTTGCACGACAACAGCACTGCGGTGCAAGGCTTCCTCGACCAGCGCCGGGTGACGCCGGACCAACTCCTCCTGACAGAGCCCAGCACCGAGCCCGGGCGCCTGCCCGAAACGGTCACCGCGCAGCTCGCCACGCTAAGGTCCGCCGGGAAGCTGGACGGAGTGGTGATCTCCACCGAGCCCCGAGCGCATAAGGGCTACGTGCTGTGGGCGCTGAGCAACGACGTCCATGTGCTGTTGGACAAGCCCATCACGGCTCCGGCCACCGCCACGAACACAGCGGAGGTCGCCCAGGAACTGTGGAGTGACTTCGAGGACATCTCCCGAGCGCTGGCGGCCTCGAAGGCGCGACTCGTGGTGCAGGCCCAGCGCCGGGTGCATCCGGGCTACACCTTCATCAAGCGCTACCTGGACGGCTTCCTCCAGGAGTTCGGAGTGCCGATCTCCTTCCTGGACAGCTACCACGCCGACGGCATGTGGGTGATGCCGGACGAGTGGGACCGCGAGCACCACGCCTACAAGTACCGAACCGGCAAGCTGTTGCATTCGGGCTACCACTTCGTGGACCTGGCCTCCTGGCTGTTGGAGAGCAACGACCGCCTGAGCTCCGCGCCAAGCTCCCTGGAGTTCCAGGTCCAGACGTTCCAGCCGAGTGACTTCCTGGCGCTGCTGGACGGTCGCTACGAGCGACTGTTCGGAGCAGGGAGCGCGCCCAAGCCGGTCCCATCCGTCGAGAACCACGGGGAGATGGACCTGATGCTTATGGGACGCATCCTCTCGGAGGGGCACGTCCGCACCCTGCTCTCCCTCCAGTTGTTGCAGAACTCCTTCTCCCGCCGCGCATCACCGGCTCCACCCGTCGACCTCTACAAGGGAGCCGGGAGAGTGCGGCACGAGCGACTGAACCTGCAAGTGGGGCCGTTGCTCAACCTCCAGGTCCATTCCTACCAGGCCTACGAGGTACGGGACCGACGGGAGCAATTTCCCTACGGCCCGGGGCACCTCGACCACTTCGACGTCCACGTGTTCCGAAACTCGGACGTGGTGGGAGGCACCAGCTTCGAGAAGCTCGAGTTCGGCAAAGCGGCCCAGCGCCAGGGCCATAATGAGCAGGCGCGCATGGACCTGCTGGAGACGTTCGTGGAAGGGCGTCCGAGCGGCTCCGAGCTGGAAGACCACCGCCGGACCAACCTCTGGCTCTCCCGCATCTACCAGGCCATCCACGGGCGGCAGACCGAGGCGCTCTCGGTCTGCACCCTGCCCTGGAAGGACTGA
- a CDS encoding aminotransferase class I/II-fold pyridoxal phosphate-dependent enzyme, giving the protein MSDVFDKCSNWKDFRIAKATGLYPYFRSIEASHGATEVEIEGRRVIMVGSNNYLGLSADPRVREAAIKAVEKFGTTCSGSRLLNGTLALHEELETKLAKFLNRESALVISTGFQTNLALSSILGRHDIVFTDRQNHASLVDGIRLGFATERKFRHNDVDHLEQLLAAAEPDAGKIIVTDGVFSMEGDLCNLPRIVELAKKYNARVMTDDAHSMGVLGEKGRGVPEYFGLEAETDLVMGTFSKSFASLGGVLAGPFEVINYIRHKARSVIFSASMTPASIASALKALEIIEAEPERRARLLDIAEKMHNGFRAMGFDTGVSVTPVVPVHIGEQVKCFRFWKALHEAGVFANPVIPPAVEAGHALIRTSFMATHTDAQLDRVLDTFEKIGRRMEVIPETRPTSYEKVQIARPGSGVRSNKASDKWAAASAGELAAKGFTLDQLSRMSSREMAGKLFDAVEHLTWRAANLQPADLRKLGGASLKLWEKRGELGGKILEKGAHFFMRNGQDSNGSQAERN; this is encoded by the coding sequence ATGAGCGACGTCTTCGACAAGTGCAGCAACTGGAAGGACTTCCGCATCGCGAAGGCCACTGGCCTCTACCCCTACTTCCGCTCCATCGAGGCCTCGCACGGGGCCACCGAGGTGGAGATCGAAGGTCGTCGGGTCATCATGGTGGGCTCGAACAACTACCTGGGCCTGTCGGCCGACCCGCGCGTACGCGAGGCGGCCATCAAGGCGGTGGAGAAGTTCGGCACCACGTGCTCCGGCTCGCGCCTGCTCAACGGCACCCTGGCGCTGCACGAGGAGCTCGAGACGAAGCTGGCCAAGTTCCTCAACCGCGAGTCCGCGCTCGTCATCTCCACCGGTTTCCAGACGAACCTGGCGCTCTCGTCCATTCTGGGCCGGCACGACATCGTCTTCACGGATCGGCAGAACCACGCCTCGCTGGTGGACGGCATCCGGCTGGGCTTCGCCACCGAGCGCAAGTTCCGCCACAACGACGTTGACCACCTGGAGCAGCTGCTGGCGGCGGCCGAGCCCGACGCGGGCAAGATCATCGTCACCGACGGCGTCTTCTCGATGGAGGGCGACCTGTGCAACCTGCCCCGCATCGTCGAGCTGGCCAAGAAGTACAACGCGCGGGTAATGACGGATGACGCCCACTCCATGGGCGTGCTGGGCGAGAAGGGCCGCGGCGTGCCCGAGTACTTCGGGCTGGAGGCGGAGACGGACCTGGTGATGGGCACGTTCTCCAAGAGCTTCGCGTCGCTGGGCGGTGTGCTGGCCGGGCCCTTCGAGGTCATCAACTACATCCGCCACAAGGCGCGCTCGGTCATCTTCTCGGCGTCCATGACGCCGGCGTCGATCGCCTCGGCGCTCAAGGCGCTGGAGATCATCGAGGCGGAGCCGGAGCGGCGCGCGCGCCTGCTGGACATCGCGGAGAAGATGCACAACGGCTTCCGCGCCATGGGCTTCGACACGGGCGTGTCGGTGACGCCGGTGGTGCCGGTGCATATCGGCGAGCAGGTGAAGTGCTTCCGCTTCTGGAAGGCGCTGCACGAGGCGGGCGTGTTCGCCAACCCGGTGATTCCGCCGGCGGTGGAGGCGGGCCACGCGCTCATCCGCACCAGCTTCATGGCCACGCACACCGACGCGCAGCTGGACCGGGTGCTGGACACCTTCGAGAAGATCGGCCGGCGCATGGAGGTCATCCCCGAGACGCGGCCCACCTCGTACGAGAAGGTGCAGATCGCCCGGCCGGGCTCGGGCGTGCGCTCCAACAAGGCCTCGGACAAGTGGGCGGCGGCCAGCGCGGGCGAGCTCGCGGCCAAGGGCTTCACGCTGGATCAGCTCTCGCGCATGTCCTCTCGCGAGATGGCCGGCAAGCTCTTCGACGCGGTGGAGCACCTGACGTGGCGCGCCGCCAACCTGCAGCCGGCGGACCTGCGCAAGCTGGGCGGTGCCTCGCTGAAGCTGTGGGAGAAGCGCGGCGAGCTGGGTGGGAAGATCCTGGAGAAGGGCGCCCACTTCTTCATGCGCAACGGCCAGGACAGCAACGGCTCCCAGGCCGAAAGGAACTAG